The Cellulomonas sp. P24 genome contains a region encoding:
- a CDS encoding IPT/TIG domain-containing protein — MAINRARRAPDESRGRGATVQPGAESTPARSLQVEKLLAESMPAQLLQAEPLLAESTAAEPTPAAPSQTEPPSAEPPRAAPVAGVGGAVPNEASPDAAASEDLTHASALVTRASRTIVAAFLLAAVAWGLVARSYGARAVAAQAAGASSSGEPSPARLTELSLNGWAWCWAFAAVGAGLLVLHLVDGAKGYGIFRPLIGSDRRFSTSLTQLGLWTLLITTSFGWLLIKAGLTDVSLDVLLPSSRWDQYLLLLGGPFAAAVLAKGIVTYKVSQGTLQKTEPAATELRQVASDDGGGTDLVDAQYLLFNLVAQVYFVIALVQKGVLPEMPSTLLAMTSLTAATYVGSKAARANAPVITSISPKTVSVGTEVTVLGSNFDPSGSADPRRVVTISISGLAEAIPVAPGDFTDTRVWFTVPPGVTAGKHQTLQLTSTAGVATIEYDVEVV, encoded by the coding sequence ATGGCGATCAACAGGGCACGACGAGCCCCGGACGAGTCACGAGGACGTGGCGCGACGGTTCAGCCCGGGGCCGAGTCGACACCGGCGCGGTCGCTGCAGGTCGAGAAGCTGCTGGCCGAGTCGATGCCGGCCCAGTTGCTGCAGGCCGAGCCGCTGCTGGCCGAGTCGACAGCGGCCGAGCCGACACCGGCCGCGCCGTCGCAAACCGAGCCGCCGTCAGCCGAACCGCCGCGGGCAGCGCCTGTCGCGGGCGTCGGCGGCGCGGTCCCGAACGAGGCCAGTCCCGACGCCGCGGCCAGCGAGGACCTCACGCACGCGAGCGCCCTGGTCACGCGGGCCAGCCGCACGATCGTGGCGGCCTTCCTGCTCGCAGCAGTCGCCTGGGGTCTGGTCGCCCGCAGCTACGGGGCGCGGGCGGTCGCCGCCCAGGCTGCCGGCGCCTCGTCGAGTGGGGAGCCGTCGCCTGCGCGGTTGACCGAGCTGAGCCTGAACGGCTGGGCCTGGTGCTGGGCCTTCGCGGCCGTCGGCGCCGGCCTGCTCGTCCTGCATCTGGTCGACGGTGCCAAGGGGTACGGCATCTTCCGCCCGCTGATCGGGTCGGACCGCCGCTTCTCGACCTCGCTGACGCAGCTCGGGCTGTGGACGTTGCTGATCACGACGTCCTTCGGGTGGCTGCTCATCAAGGCCGGGTTGACCGATGTGAGCCTCGACGTGCTGCTGCCGTCGTCACGGTGGGATCAGTACCTCCTCCTGCTCGGTGGGCCGTTCGCGGCGGCCGTCCTCGCCAAGGGCATCGTGACCTACAAGGTGAGTCAGGGGACGCTGCAGAAGACGGAGCCCGCCGCGACCGAGCTCCGGCAGGTCGCCTCGGACGACGGCGGCGGCACCGACCTGGTGGACGCGCAGTACCTGCTGTTCAACCTGGTCGCCCAGGTGTACTTCGTGATCGCCCTGGTCCAGAAGGGCGTCCTGCCCGAGATGCCCTCGACCCTGCTGGCGATGACGAGCCTGACGGCTGCGACGTACGTCGGGTCGAAGGCGGCTCGCGCCAACGCGCCGGTGATCACGTCGATCAGCCCGAAGACCGTCTCGGTGGGGACCGAGGTGACGGTCCTGGGGTCGAACTTCGATCCGAGCGGGTCGGCGGACCCACGGCGGGTCGTCACGATCTCGATCAGCGGTCTCGCCGAGGCCATCCCGGTGGCGCCGGGAGACTTCACGGACACCCGGGTGTGGTTCACCGTGCCGCCGGGGGTGACCGCGGGGAAGCACCAGACGCTGCAGCTGACGTCCACCGCCGGGGTCGCGACCATCGAGTACGACGTCGAGGTCGTGTAG
- a CDS encoding ferredoxin family protein, producing MTDFGSVPDRLARNTYTLDDAQSHIEVHQDVARATGTGKLLVRICPAHVYTEEADGTITAAYAACLECGTCLAVAAPGSLTWHYPRGGFGVAYREG from the coding sequence ATGACTGACTTCGGGAGCGTTCCGGACAGGCTGGCGCGCAACACCTACACCCTGGACGACGCGCAGAGCCACATCGAGGTCCACCAGGATGTTGCGCGCGCCACCGGCACCGGGAAACTGCTTGTACGGATCTGCCCGGCCCATGTGTACACCGAGGAGGCCGACGGGACGATCACGGCTGCGTACGCGGCGTGCCTCGAGTGCGGGACGTGCCTGGCGGTCGCTGCGCCGGGGTCGCTCACGTGGCACTACCCACGCGGCGGGTTCGGGGTGGCGTACCGGGAGGGGTGA